A portion of the Natronococcus sp. AD-5 genome contains these proteins:
- a CDS encoding KEOPS complex subunit Pcc1: MTRRATIRTTHDDPELIANAIKPDNTDEMETTADDDTVVTRIERETTSGLHSTVDDYVVNVDVATDVARHAQHAEPTDTGTVSDNQDNTEQ, encoded by the coding sequence GTGACTCGACGAGCGACGATCCGGACGACGCACGACGACCCGGAGCTGATCGCGAACGCGATCAAGCCGGACAACACCGACGAGATGGAGACGACGGCAGACGACGACACGGTCGTCACCCGGATCGAACGCGAGACGACGTCGGGACTCCACTCGACGGTCGACGACTACGTGGTCAACGTAGACGTCGCGACCGACGTCGCACGGCACGCACAACACGCAGAACCGACGGACACGGGTACTGTGTCCGACAACCAAGACAACACAGAACAATGA
- a CDS encoding 30S ribosomal protein S3ae — protein MSERSVSRAKQEKRWYTVLAPEQFDRKELGETPADEPEKVYDRTIETTLGELTDNASENNTKLTFKVTDVGSDAAYTEFKEHSLTRDYLRSLVRRGASKIEAYVTVLTTDDYRVQVQPVAFTTKKADASQEKAIREQMVAMVEEAAAERTFEELIDGIVEGRLSSAIYGEAKTIYPLRRVEIQKTTLEAHPEEVAEEEATSVSVDEEDVATDD, from the coding sequence ATGAGTGAACGATCAGTTTCACGCGCGAAACAGGAGAAGCGGTGGTACACCGTCCTTGCCCCCGAGCAGTTCGACCGCAAGGAACTCGGTGAGACCCCCGCGGACGAACCGGAAAAGGTCTACGACCGAACCATCGAAACGACGCTCGGCGAACTGACGGACAACGCCAGCGAGAACAACACCAAGCTGACCTTCAAGGTCACCGACGTCGGCAGCGACGCCGCGTACACGGAGTTCAAGGAGCACTCGCTGACCCGCGACTACCTGCGCTCGCTTGTCCGTCGCGGCGCCTCGAAGATCGAGGCCTACGTCACCGTCCTCACGACGGACGACTACCGCGTCCAGGTCCAGCCCGTCGCCTTCACGACGAAAAAGGCCGACGCGAGCCAGGAGAAGGCCATCCGCGAGCAGATGGTCGCGATGGTCGAGGAGGCCGCCGCCGAGCGGACCTTCGAGGAACTCATCGACGGCATCGTCGAGGGACGGCTCTCCTCGGCGATCTACGGCGAAGCGAAGACGATCTACCCGCTGCGCCGCGTCGAGATCCAGAAGACGACTCTCGAGGCTCACCCCGAGGAAGTCGCCGAAGAGGAAGCGACGTCCGTCAGCGTCGACGAAGAAGACGTCGCGACCGACGACTAA
- a CDS encoding 30S ribosomal protein S15: MARMHTRRRGSSGSDKPAADEPPEWSDVDADKIEDRVVELAEQGHDPSQIGIKLRDEGVTGTPIPDVKLATGKKITEILEENDAKADLPEDLRNLMTRAIRLREHVQANPQDYQNKRALQNTESKVRRLVDYYRGDELEADFAYSYDVAVELLEE; this comes from the coding sequence ATGGCACGAATGCACACCCGCCGCCGCGGCTCGTCCGGTTCGGACAAGCCGGCGGCAGACGAACCACCGGAGTGGAGCGACGTCGACGCCGATAAGATCGAAGATCGGGTCGTCGAACTGGCAGAGCAGGGTCACGATCCCAGCCAGATCGGGATCAAACTGCGCGACGAGGGCGTCACCGGGACGCCGATCCCGGACGTCAAGCTGGCGACCGGGAAGAAGATCACCGAGATCTTAGAGGAGAACGACGCGAAAGCGGACCTCCCCGAAGATCTTCGGAACCTGATGACGCGCGCCATCCGCCTGCGCGAGCACGTGCAGGCGAACCCGCAGGACTACCAGAACAAGCGCGCCCTGCAGAACACCGAGTCGAAGGTGCGCCGCCTGGTCGACTACTACCGCGGCGACGAACTCGAGGCCGACTTCGCGTACTCCTACGACGTGGCGGTCGAGCTGCTCGAGGAGTAA
- a CDS encoding long-chain-fatty-acid--CoA ligase, whose protein sequence is MEVPLLVTDFLDRARKYYGDEEAVVAATGERFTYDELGDRADRLSAALQERGIEKGDRVAVLDPNTHYHLEAAYGIVQLGAIHTPLNYRLTPEDYEYMLNDAGADAVIADYEYAERIEAVRDDVPTETFITNDADALEEGDGEWEDFEALVADADPDYERPEMSEDEVITINYTSGTTGDPKGVMRTHRTESLHAQLVTIHHEISDDDVYLWTLPMFHVNGWGHIYAITGMGAKHVCTRGVDAETIFRRIVDEDVSFLCCAPTVLSLLEEYREGHDAPTTGDAPMRVTAAGAAPPESIIETVEEEFGWHFRQLYGATETGPLIGTSATRRLIDEESDERFALKKRQGIAPLGTELAVVDDDGNDVPWDDETIGEILVRGNQVMEGYWRKPEETEEAFTEKREGWFHTGDLAVVNDDGMIAIRDRKKDIIVSGGENISTIELEDALFDHPDVADVAVIPAPSERWGETPKAFVVPANGDSENPPVAEDDLTAFTRERLAGYKVVHRVEFVDELPKTATGKIQKYELREREWEEEEAMVGQG, encoded by the coding sequence ATGGAGGTTCCGCTCTTAGTAACCGATTTTCTCGACCGGGCGCGCAAGTACTACGGCGACGAGGAGGCCGTCGTCGCCGCGACGGGCGAGCGGTTTACCTACGACGAACTCGGCGATCGAGCAGACCGACTGTCCGCGGCACTCCAGGAGCGGGGCATCGAGAAGGGCGACCGCGTGGCGGTGCTCGATCCGAACACCCACTACCACCTCGAGGCGGCCTACGGGATCGTGCAACTCGGCGCGATCCACACGCCGCTGAACTACCGGCTGACCCCCGAGGATTACGAGTACATGCTGAACGATGCCGGGGCCGACGCCGTCATCGCGGACTACGAGTACGCCGAGAGGATCGAGGCGGTTCGCGACGACGTGCCGACGGAGACGTTCATCACGAACGACGCCGACGCGCTCGAGGAGGGAGACGGCGAGTGGGAGGACTTCGAGGCGCTCGTCGCCGACGCCGATCCCGACTACGAGCGACCGGAGATGAGCGAGGACGAGGTCATCACCATCAACTACACCTCTGGGACGACGGGCGACCCGAAGGGCGTCATGCGGACCCACCGCACCGAGTCGCTGCACGCCCAGCTCGTGACGATCCACCACGAGATCAGCGACGACGACGTCTACCTGTGGACGCTCCCGATGTTCCACGTCAACGGCTGGGGCCACATCTACGCCATCACGGGGATGGGCGCGAAACACGTCTGCACGCGCGGCGTCGACGCGGAGACGATCTTCCGGCGGATCGTCGACGAGGACGTCTCCTTCCTCTGCTGTGCGCCGACGGTCCTCAGCCTGCTCGAGGAGTACCGCGAGGGTCACGACGCACCGACGACGGGCGACGCGCCGATGCGGGTCACCGCCGCCGGCGCCGCGCCGCCCGAGAGCATCATCGAAACCGTCGAGGAGGAGTTCGGCTGGCACTTCCGCCAGCTCTACGGCGCGACCGAGACGGGGCCGCTCATCGGCACGTCCGCGACCCGACGGCTGATCGACGAGGAGAGCGACGAGCGCTTCGCGCTGAAGAAGCGCCAGGGGATCGCGCCGCTGGGGACCGAACTCGCGGTCGTCGACGACGACGGGAACGACGTCCCCTGGGACGACGAGACGATCGGCGAGATCCTCGTGCGCGGCAACCAGGTCATGGAGGGCTACTGGAGGAAGCCCGAGGAGACCGAGGAAGCGTTCACCGAGAAGCGCGAGGGCTGGTTCCACACCGGCGACCTGGCGGTCGTCAACGACGACGGCATGATCGCCATCCGGGACCGCAAGAAGGACATCATCGTCTCCGGCGGGGAGAACATCTCGACCATCGAACTCGAGGACGCGCTGTTCGACCACCCGGACGTGGCGGACGTCGCCGTGATTCCAGCGCCCAGCGAGCGGTGGGGCGAGACGCCGAAGGCGTTCGTCGTGCCGGCGAACGGCGATTCCGAGAACCCGCCCGTCGCCGAGGACGACCTGACGGCGTTCACGCGCGAACGCCTCGCCGGCTACAAGGTCGTCCACCGCGTCGAGTTCGTCGACGAACTCCCGAAGACGGCGACCGGGAAGATCCAGAAGTACGAACTCCGCGAGCGGGAGTGGGAGGAAGAAGAGGCGATGGTCGGGCAAGGATAG
- a CDS encoding protein sorting system archaetidylserine synthase (This PssA-like phosphatidyltransferase, along with a PssD-like decarboxylase, is required in Haloarchaea for the archaeosortase ArtA to replace the PGF-CTERM sorting signal with a C-terminal lipid anchor.) has product MLPRFVGRLGVADAVTIANATLGFVAIVVAFVDIGLAARLILLAAIADGLDGLLARRYGGTEAGPYLDSLADVASFSVAPAVLAFVVVSEGLGIGSDAVTAELLAVTAVCALFVAMAVARLGLYTAYDTTGSYTEGVQTTLAATIIGAAILAGHPVDGPLLVLGVTAAFSYLMVSRIPYPDLLARDAAIMGVVHALAILVPDFAGRTFPYALLTLGIAYMTLSPWFYWRPEPRPAETDVHGNA; this is encoded by the coding sequence ATGCTTCCGCGGTTCGTCGGCCGGCTCGGGGTCGCGGACGCGGTGACGATCGCCAACGCGACGCTCGGGTTCGTCGCCATCGTCGTCGCGTTCGTCGACATCGGTCTCGCCGCGCGGCTCATCCTGCTGGCGGCGATCGCCGACGGACTCGACGGGCTCCTCGCGCGCCGGTACGGCGGGACCGAGGCGGGTCCCTACCTCGACTCGCTCGCCGACGTCGCCTCATTCTCCGTCGCCCCCGCCGTCCTCGCGTTCGTCGTCGTCAGCGAGGGGCTCGGGATCGGATCCGACGCTGTCACCGCCGAACTCCTGGCCGTGACCGCGGTCTGTGCGCTGTTCGTCGCGATGGCCGTTGCACGCCTGGGACTGTACACCGCCTACGACACGACCGGGAGCTACACCGAGGGCGTCCAGACGACTCTCGCCGCGACGATCATCGGCGCCGCGATCCTCGCCGGCCACCCCGTCGACGGTCCCCTGCTCGTCCTCGGCGTCACGGCCGCGTTCTCCTACCTCATGGTCTCGCGGATTCCGTACCCGGATCTGCTGGCTCGAGACGCCGCGATCATGGGCGTCGTCCACGCGCTCGCGATTCTGGTCCCGGATTTCGCCGGCCGGACGTTTCCCTACGCCCTCCTGACGCTCGGGATCGCGTACATGACGCTCAGCCCCTGGTTCTACTGGCGGCCGGAGCCCCGGCCCGCCGAGACCGACGTGCATGGAAACGCTTAG
- a CDS encoding exonuclease: protein MSAEGRTAEPTAAPLESASFVRLVARADGDALAASGLLARAMSERDVPFQVTVGRTVAERTARATAGEPENGDVTIVVGSADADVTQLGTADRPAALEAVSIVRDLGETPNPVLALGGLVAAGSEPGAGESEWLLETARDRGLVDRRPGVAVPTADPVDGLAHSTRVRAPWSGDPDAVREGLEALALPEPEDLEGDDHRAIGSLVALEAVGSPDAADESATAIGRALKPYATPEAPFETLGGYADVLAATARIEPGTGAALAMGHGVSEAALAAWREHGRRTHAALETASTGRYDGLFVLDVENGPVETVAEVAVAYRSPEPTALAVGNGEAAIATRAGESLGATVEAAARDIESGTDGDGGYDDGRRCGYLRYDPDVDESTIIATVREFQ from the coding sequence ATGTCCGCCGAGGGTCGAACCGCCGAACCGACGGCCGCTCCGCTCGAGAGCGCGAGCTTCGTCCGGCTCGTCGCGCGAGCCGACGGCGACGCGCTCGCCGCGAGCGGGCTCCTCGCGCGAGCGATGAGCGAACGGGACGTCCCGTTCCAGGTGACCGTCGGCCGCACCGTCGCCGAGCGAACCGCGCGAGCGACGGCGGGCGAACCCGAAAACGGCGACGTCACGATCGTCGTCGGCAGCGCCGACGCGGACGTGACCCAGCTCGGAACGGCCGACCGCCCCGCCGCGCTCGAGGCCGTCTCGATCGTCCGCGACTTAGGCGAGACGCCGAATCCCGTCCTCGCGCTCGGCGGCCTCGTCGCCGCCGGAAGCGAACCCGGCGCCGGCGAGAGCGAGTGGCTGCTCGAGACCGCGCGCGACCGCGGGCTCGTCGACCGCCGTCCCGGCGTCGCGGTCCCGACCGCGGACCCGGTCGACGGCCTCGCGCACTCGACGCGGGTTCGCGCGCCGTGGTCCGGCGATCCGGACGCGGTTCGCGAAGGGCTCGAGGCGCTCGCGCTCCCCGAGCCGGAGGACCTCGAGGGCGACGATCACCGCGCGATCGGTTCACTCGTCGCCCTCGAGGCGGTCGGCTCCCCGGACGCCGCCGACGAAAGCGCGACCGCGATCGGACGCGCGCTGAAGCCGTACGCGACGCCCGAGGCCCCGTTCGAGACGCTCGGCGGCTACGCCGACGTGCTCGCGGCGACGGCCCGGATCGAACCCGGAACCGGCGCCGCGCTCGCGATGGGTCACGGCGTCTCGGAGGCCGCCCTCGCCGCCTGGCGGGAACACGGCCGACGCACCCACGCGGCGCTCGAGACGGCCTCGACCGGCCGGTACGACGGGCTGTTCGTCCTCGACGTCGAGAACGGTCCCGTCGAGACGGTCGCCGAGGTCGCGGTCGCCTACCGCTCGCCGGAACCGACCGCACTCGCGGTCGGCAACGGCGAGGCGGCGATCGCTACGCGCGCCGGCGAGTCGCTCGGCGCGACGGTCGAAGCCGCCGCCCGAGATATCGAGAGCGGGACAGACGGCGACGGCGGATACGACGACGGCCGGCGGTGCGGCTACCTGCGGTACGACCCCGACGTGGACGAGTCGACGATCATCGCGACGGTGAGGGAGTTCCAGTGA
- a CDS encoding cupredoxin domain-containing protein: MNRRVYLAAVGTAASAGLAGCSSVLNVFDDDDGPCAGDECDIGMSRNEFLPESYTASVGETVVWKNTSGAVHTVTALEDQIPDDADYFASGGYEDEETAIDAWHDHGGGGINTRETYEHTFEVPGTYAYICEPHVGAGMIGEIVVE; encoded by the coding sequence ATGAACCGGCGCGTCTACCTCGCCGCCGTCGGGACCGCCGCCTCGGCCGGTCTGGCCGGCTGCTCGTCCGTTCTCAACGTTTTCGACGATGACGACGGGCCGTGCGCCGGCGACGAGTGCGACATCGGCATGAGCCGCAACGAGTTCCTTCCCGAGAGTTACACCGCGAGCGTCGGCGAGACCGTCGTCTGGAAGAACACGAGCGGCGCGGTGCATACGGTGACCGCCCTCGAGGACCAGATTCCCGACGACGCCGACTACTTCGCGAGTGGCGGCTACGAGGACGAAGAGACGGCGATCGACGCCTGGCACGATCACGGCGGCGGCGGGATCAACACTCGAGAAACCTACGAACACACGTTCGAGGTTCCCGGCACCTACGCCTACATCTGCGAACCGCACGTCGGAGCCGGGATGATCGGCGAGATCGTCGTCGAGTAG